Proteins encoded by one window of Cystobacter ferrugineus:
- a CDS encoding Imm26 family immunity protein — MSKRKHIPGAFVRMTLSDGSIGYGRLLESPYAAFYDYRTTGPDSDLDRIASKPILFRIAIRHLALDAWEFIGERALDEHLTQPVVQFMQDLGDFRRCTIFDTAGDERDAEPQDCVGLERAAVWEKEGIEERLLDALLKRPSAAEERLKVRLQ; from the coding sequence ATGAGTAAGCGGAAGCATATCCCAGGAGCATTCGTCAGGATGACCCTCTCCGATGGCTCCATCGGCTATGGCAGGCTGCTTGAGTCACCATATGCGGCCTTCTACGATTATAGAACCACAGGCCCGGATTCTGATCTGGATAGGATTGCGTCAAAACCCATTCTCTTCAGGATTGCCATCCGTCATCTGGCTCTCGATGCGTGGGAATTCATTGGGGAGAGGGCGCTCGATGAGCACTTGACCCAGCCTGTTGTTCAGTTCATGCAGGACCTGGGAGACTTCCGCCGCTGCACCATCTTCGACACCGCTGGAGATGAGAGGGATGCGGAGCCCCAGGACTGTGTGGGGCTCGAGCGGGCGGCGGTCTGGGAAAAGGAGGGCATTGAGGAGCGCTTGCTCGATGCCCTCCTGAAGCGGCCCAGTGCCGCTGAGGAGCGCCTGAAGGTACGACTGCAATAG
- a CDS encoding transposase: MGMGWPLRMFQEEGLYFVTSRCFQGRLLLRPSAEVNEVVGGVLARAVQQSAGTVRLHAFTFASNHFHLLVWARGAALASFMQYLRSNLSKKVGKLVDWSGGFWERRYSAEPVLDDTALVGRLRYVLAHGVNEGLVEKSAEWPGLTCLPQLLGPARRLFQWFNWTKRWSKRESEDLEGETGRFAEQWAEPVELEVAPLPCWKGLGEEERQRAVRALVEEVEAEARARNKPVLGARAVRAQHPHTRPEHLKRSPRPLGHASTRQALRELREQYRTFVAAFRQATAQWERGNFSASFPLYGRVAQVL, translated from the coding sequence ATGGGGATGGGCTGGCCGTTGAGGATGTTCCAGGAGGAGGGTCTCTATTTCGTCACCTCCAGGTGCTTTCAGGGACGGCTGTTGCTGCGTCCCAGCGCGGAAGTGAACGAGGTCGTGGGTGGCGTGCTGGCGCGCGCCGTCCAGCAGAGCGCCGGTACCGTCCGGCTACACGCCTTCACCTTCGCTTCCAACCACTTCCACCTGCTGGTGTGGGCACGCGGTGCCGCGCTCGCCTCCTTCATGCAGTACCTGCGCTCCAATCTGTCCAAGAAGGTGGGCAAGCTGGTGGACTGGAGCGGCGGCTTCTGGGAGAGGCGTTACTCAGCGGAGCCGGTGCTGGACGACACGGCATTGGTGGGCCGGTTGCGCTACGTGCTGGCCCATGGAGTGAACGAGGGGCTGGTGGAGAAGAGCGCCGAGTGGCCGGGCCTCACGTGTCTACCGCAATTGCTGGGGCCGGCGCGGCGACTGTTCCAGTGGTTCAACTGGACGAAACGCTGGAGCAAGAGGGAGAGCGAAGACCTGGAAGGAGAGACAGGACGCTTCGCGGAGCAATGGGCCGAGCCCGTGGAGTTGGAGGTGGCGCCCCTGCCGTGTTGGAAAGGACTGGGAGAGGAGGAGAGGCAGCGTGCGGTGCGGGCACTGGTGGAGGAAGTGGAAGCCGAGGCTCGCGCACGGAACAAGCCAGTCCTTGGGGCTCGAGCCGTGAGGGCACAGCACCCGCATACCCGGCCCGAACACCTCAAACGCAGCCCGCGGCCTCTGGGGCATGCCTCCACGCGGCAGGCGCTGCGGGAGTTGCGTGAGCAGTACCGCACCTTCGTCGCGGCGTTCCGACAAGCGACGGCTCAGTGGGAACGGGGGAACTTCTCGGCGAGCTTTCCTCTCTACGGTCGCGTCGCTCAAGTTCTTTGA
- a CDS encoding SDR family oxidoreductase encodes MPRLRRVPFSLKSLISSPLTPSRDTFSKSFDTFSAPGEISTPMTDQEDVNPRTVKRPGYPLGRPGDAREVAGLVVFLTTPAAAFITGTSLVIDGGLELMAAIGAHGLQNDDCRKV; translated from the coding sequence GTGCCCCGTCTCCGTCGAGTCCCGTTCTCGCTCAAGTCCCTCATTTCGAGTCCTTTGACACCTTCTCGGGACACCTTCTCGAAGTCCTTTGACACCTTCTCGGCCCCGGGGGAGATCTCCACTCCGATGACGGACCAGGAGGACGTGAACCCGCGCACCGTCAAGCGCCCGGGCTATCCGTTGGGCCGGCCGGGTGACGCGCGTGAAGTGGCGGGCCTCGTCGTCTTCCTCACCACCCCGGCGGCGGCCTTCATCACCGGTACGTCGCTCGTCATCGACGGAGGACTCGAGCTGATGGCGGCGATCGGGGCGCACGGCCTCCAGAACGACGACTGTCGCAAGGTCTGA